The DNA window GACTCAGTTTCATCAAAAAAGAAACCACGATAAACTATGTGCATAAGTAAATAACTctttatcttttaaataaaaactgttcaaagtATTATTTACTTTCACAGAGCAAGCTCTATCATATATTTAAggaatttgtgtatttttcaaaactgagacttgtttaatgtaaaaaaaaaagaaaatgtttgaataaaatggaAAGATTAAATGTCCAATAACCAATAATTAACTTATTAGTGgcttattaaagtaaaaatagacaaattgcAACAGATAAATATGAACAAAGACATTAACACTAACCAGATCTTACAAGCTAAGAGATTCTCACTACATCCACTGAAATAgttaaaaatctaacttttatGAAAGGATTATGTACATGTCAAGAaggaatttaaagaaaaaggctTGTGCCATTAACTTAAACTAAATTTTGAATTCTCCAACTTAATTTTAATCAGAGAGGGAGAAACTCCCACCACCATAACGGCCACTAAAGGAATAACTCAGCAACTTATATTGTGTTTCATCTTGTTCATGCTCCGTCCTACAGTCCTGTTCGCTCCGCTTAGTTCACAGGAAAATATTGGCAAaacaagattttgttttgttttgtttttggcccCTGTTTTCTGACTGAATCAAAAGTCAAACTAGGTGTCCTGCTCGTTACTCACTTTACATTCTAATCAACggatttatcttcttttttttttttttttaagaaagttgCTATGGGATGTGGACACATGTTTGAAGAGTGGAGgaaaaactagaaaacaaaagaaatttcacagaaaaataagacaagtgttaagtaaacaaaaatatttatcccaaataaatctgaagagGTGATCAGTGTTCCCTCTGTTTCAGTCATCCGATTCTTGTTTTACTCTGTTTGAGTCTCAACTCACCTTCGAGGGAAGGAAACGTCAAGGAACATGActggccaatcagaggcagacGTTGGAAATGTCAGAGCTACATCTGGATCAAACGGGGGAAAAtgggtttaatatttttttaaagttgagagAGATCAACATCTAAATGCTTCCTCATcttgtttatgtctgtttctGGGAACATGCTTCATAGAACAATGtcagaaatttaaaattaattctgaaaggaaacactgcagctttataatcctatttaaaagtatttcacCTTGATTTGACCAGCAAATGCTAAAGAAAATAAGTCCTTAGAATAGCCAGAGGACAAcgggaaaacattaaaatacaccacttattattttttgtaaacattttaatgtgtttgagGTCATTGTTGTGTTAAAACGTCCAAATTTCTCCTACTCAACCCAAACTGTCACCCTCAGGTGAAGCGGAATGAGTCATAATGTTCCTGAACAACCCAGGAACCGTCGAGGCTCAAGCCTAAGAGTAAACAGTGTAGTAAGATTTACATCACTATGGCTTAAAACATTGACTAAAGAGGAACCTGCTTCAAAATCAACACCTTTGGACACAATGATGAAAAGAACTGTTGaccatggtggtggcagtatcatacTAAGGATCGGTTTCCCTGGCAGTAGTACTGTGCATTGCACATATGACATAGACAAATGAAAAAGTAGCACTGCTGTAACTTTAAATTCCTTAACTTGTCCGCATATTAAAAGCTAGACGGTTGAAAGCTGGATGCATTTCATCGTTCccaaaatgatccaaaacacagaTCAAAACTGGTCcggaaattaataaaatattaagtgaAAAACTCTTTGACTCTGTTTAAAAGCTGGATctgagcaacaaaaacaattacaaagaTTTCTTCTGGTTCTGTGAAGAAGAGTGGCAGAGTTTTTTCAGAAGCAATAAAAACGATGTGGTTTCCCCCGCAACCCACTAAGGAGCATTTAACCAAAACTTAGCAGGGATGTGTGTATCTGTCTGAGCACTCATGTAGGATTTCATGGATTGAATTGAGTTGattaaagaaaatccacaaaaacttCCACCTGTGCACTTGATTCTTGTTTCTACAATTAATTAACAGGCCCtgatatttaatgaaaaattcCAAATCAATATGACATTCTTGCTCATGATGATGGGTGTATCTAAACTGTTGTAAACAATTTTACACACATTGCATAATTTAGCAGTGACATGACTCCAGTATTTatctattttcttttgaatcCTTCCTCCTTCTACTCCGCAGGCGATGCAGAGCACCTCCGGCCTCGTCCGTCCCTCCGCCTTCAAGCCGGTGGTTCCCAAAAGCTTTCACTCCATGCAGAACCTGGTGGGCCAGGCGGGAGGGGCCGGGGGCGAAGGAAAGACTGACACCAGGGGCGAGGGGTTCAGTGAGGGCAGAGTAGGCAGGAGAGGCAGAGACGCAGTGGGAGGGGATGGAGGGGAGGTGCCAGAGGCCCTGCTCCTGGACCAAGACAGTCCAGTTAGGGTCGGCAGGAGTGATGGAGGGGGAAATGGTACTGAGGTGGTTCAGGGAGGGATGTCAGATTCAGGGAGAAACTCCCTGACTAGTCTGCCCACCTACACAGGCTCGGGGTCTGGCTGTGGGCCCCCAGCGGTCTTAGGGCCCCTCAGTGCCTCTACCAGCCACATTAACAGGTTGGGCATGGCGGGGGCAGCTGCAGGTCTGGACAAACTGGACAAACCCGGCTACCAGGTAAGGCTGTcctctgatttattttgatgCTCAATTCTCCCTGCAGCAAAAATTTCGTAGAAGCGTCACCGTCACGTTGTGGTTGTGTCCAGCAGAACGGGCTGAGCGCCTCAGACAGCGGTCGGTCCTCCTCAGGGAAGAGCTCCTCATCCTATCAGAGGCTGAGCCACCTGAGTGACGCTCCAGCACCTCTGCGACCCTCCCCCTCATCTGATGACATCATCCAGGACCTCGAGGACCGACTGTGGGAGAAAGAGCAAGAGGTGAGAGGACGTTTAGAAATTTATTCCAAAATTTCTCAAATTTAGAAGACAGGATGTGCACTGTGGTGTCAATATTATCAAATCTAAGAAAATTCCTCTCAAACTGATCTTTAGATTTATGAACAAAgaccacttttaaagttttccaaGAAATATATAACATTGGAGGCAAAATTCAAAGAGCAAAGACTTTTTGCAGGACCCTAAGTATGATTTGATTTCTAATCTGCGTATGTAGCTTTtacaaaattaagtttttaaaatatttgttaaagctgtccaTCATGTTGTGTCAGTTAAAGACACAACAttaatgtgaaaacattaagCTCCACACTTCCTCGCAGTATCCCTATAGCCGTCTGCAGAAATTTACCAttcctggtcagaaacaaccaatcatagtcaggaggaaggtcttagcacTGTCTATCAACCTTGTGTATGCACTGCTTAATGTGATaatggagaaacaacttgctgTCACCGAAAAACCAGTTCTGACGATGCTAATTAGCCTGAGCATTTATGACAGGCTCTGCTGTCGAGAAGAAGCTGTagtgtagcagagagcaagagggaGCGTGTGACCAGCGCATACACAAGCCTGATTGACAACGCTGAAACccccctcctggctctgatttcCTGTTTCTCACTAagttgtgtatttctgcagttagcaATGGGAAAACGTAGACGAGCTCAATTTTTTCCCCAGATCTGCCTCacattatactgtcacaacatagtaacagattcaacaaatatgtaaaaaaaaacaactttttttaagttacatgcTACAGTTTtaagaatatttgttttatttctatcatAACCTGGCATATTAATTAAAAGTCTTACTGAGAACTACAATATATAGCTAAGAGTTGGCTAGCTGTGAGACAAAACCAGGATGATAACAGATTCCTATGACTTCATTGTTACCAAAGGTGTTGCTCTTCTTCTGTGTATATTTAGCTGTCAGACCCGATCCATCTCCGTCTCTTTCCTCCAGGTACAGCACATGCGCAGGAACCTGGACCAAAGTGAGGCGGCCATCATTCAGGTGTTTGAGGAGAAGCAGCGTGTTTGGGAGCGACAGATGGACGAGCTGAGGCAGAACTACGCTTCACGTCTGCAGCAGGTGACCTCAGTTATATAAAACAGCTTCCTGCGGTAACCTGTGCTGCCACCACCTCCTCTCTCAGTGTTGACAGTACGTTAGGGTGacgttaaatgtttgttttcttccgtATAACGTTTTGCATATGAACCAAAAAGCTCAATTTTGGTCTTATCTGAGCAGTTCACCTTCTTTCACGTTTGCTTTGTCCCTTGAATGGTTTCTGATAAACTGCAGACGGGACATCTAATGGCTTCCTTTCAACAGCAACAATCTTCCCCTCAGTCTTTCATAAAAGGTAGATAGTGTACATGGAGTGCGCAGATGtcatgtcaacagattctcacaCCTGAGTTGTGGattgctgctgctcctccaaagTTATTGTGGGCCTTTTGTCTGCTTTTCTCAAATAAAGCTTTCAAAATCAGCTTTATTGGTCAAGACTGCGTGCACAAATAAAcgcatttttttatattaagaaaaggaaaaatttcTGTTGTTTCCTTGCTTGGTGGGTCAGATTATGTGGTAGCCAAATCTCTGTGGGTTTCCATTTGTTCCACACTCTTAATTTTTAGTGGACAGATTGAGCAGTACTGTGGCCGGGCTATAAATGCAGGTCAcacttttgttaattttatatgCAAAACATTCATGACACAgccttttccttccatttcacaactATGCACTGCCTTATCTTTCGAATAAACCACAGCAAAGCTTGTagttgtaaaacaacaaaatgtccaaacgTTGACAGGGTGTGAATATATGTTACAAGCTGTAAATAGTACATTTACGTTCCCCTGTAGGTTACCCGCCGGGCTCAGCGCTCCCAGACCGCCCTGCAGGCCCAGATCACTCGTCTGTCTCAGGACAAGAGGAGGCTCCAGGAGGAGATGGCGGCCCTGTTGGCTCAGAGAGAGGAGCTGGAGAGAAAGTGCCTGGACTACAGGAAAGAACAGGCTGACATCCTGCCGCGTCTGGAGGAGACCAAGTGGGAGGTGAGACATGAGATGTTCCACTTGACCAGTTTGGTAAAATGACTGCAGGCCTTCATTGTAGATAGGATTTAAATGTGAGACATTGTGCAGATTCATACATTTGGTTTGGTAATCAAACAAATAGCATTCATTTTCTGAATAAAGTATCAAAGGGTCGACGTCCCTGTTTTCTCCTTCCTTTCATTCAAGCATGTAAAATCGCCATTATATACGTGACTCAGGATCTTTGTAAACTTATCTTTCTGAATAAAAGTGCAGGATAAtcctaatttttaaaagaaaacgttGATCCAAACTCGCCTCTTTTGCAGCAATTCCATTCTCACAAATACACTAGATGTATACAGCTTACTAAGTCACAGATGTTTAGCTGTACATTagagaaattattcaaaaaatgcatcaacaaaaaGACATTATGAGAGGAAAACAGCTTTATTGCAAAGAAATACTTGAACAGAGTTGTAGGAAGAAACCGATTTGTCCATCTTTTGGTACGTTATCCTTCTAAATGACCTTCTGACGACCCATTTTTAGCATATCATGCAGTAAATGatgtattttaaagcatttttgcGTTTCTTTTCTACGGTTGCCAATAGATGAAGCTAAACTTTATACAACTCACGCATTGTTTCTGTGGCAGGTTTGTCAGAAAGCAGGTGAGATTTCCctgctgaagcagcagctcagagagagTCAGGCTGAAGTGACCCAGCGGGCCGGAGAGATGGTGGCCCTGAGGGGCCAGCTGAAGGAGCTCAATGCCCAGCTGAGAGAGCGGGAGGAGGTCATGCTGGGTCTGAAGGACTCCTACAGCACAAAGTGTCTCGAACTGGAGAAGTGTGAAGGCGAGCTGAGGAGGACACTGTCTGAGGTGGGTTTTTAAAGCAAACGTCACTGTtatgttaagaaaaaaagacaatgggATGAATTATTCATGAACTTTACCAGTCCATCAATGTAGTTCATACAAAACTTGGTATAAATTGAGCttaaaacatagaaaacaagttccgtttaaattaaattaaaagcatacATATAATTCtgttttgacaaatatttactattttttctgttaatgcAAATCAATGAAATGTCAAAGGTTAGGAGTTTGTTGGTAGAAAATCAGCATAATTGagaaaatgtgccattttttttttagttttacatagAGTCACGCTATTTATGAAACATacatgaaaatgactgcaaactATATCCACCATGGCTGGTGTTGGGGAAGTGGTCCCTAACCCTGCTCTTTGGGGACGTCATGCCTGAAATCGTGGCACGTAATTCAAGCATCAGAGTTAAGTGTGTTGAAGCGCTGACACATCTAAATGACGTAGGATCTCTTCCCAAGGATCCGGGTTGGAGATCCCTGCTTTAAGCCAGGGGCTCAGTGTTGTTTCTTCTAAGCGCCTCCCTTTTTGGTGCCCCACTCCTTTCAAGAAATCAAAGAGTGAAGCTCTGTTACCGAAGGCAGACAGGTGTCACCCGTTTGAATGACACAATCAAACAGTTACGCCTCCTACAAACAAATGGGAATCCAGGAAATCTACTAAAACGTGGGCTGGAGGAAAAGGTTGCCATCCACACTCAAGTAAACCGTTTCCTCTAATGTCAGTGCACCTGttcaccaccagggggcgacaACTCCTTACTAAATACTCATAGTAAAGTTAGTACAAAACTCATTCAGGGCTTGACTGAAAattttttagtttgtgttgGTGCCTCCAACATCTAATGGCATCCTGGAAAACCTCACATGTTGCCAATATCTTCAACAGCACGGTTCAATGTAAATGATATCCATCAGTTAGaatagcctagtcaaagtccaggccaaAATTTAAGGCATAATGTAAGAAAAAGATAGAAAATTCGTGTTTTTAGTCTTTATCCATCTTGTCTGGCTGAGTTTGCAAAAAAGTAATGAGtaaacatttaggtttttttagCTGTGAATAACTGGTAGAGACATTCCTCATAAGACTAACAGCTGTCAATGCAGCAAAAGGTGGATAAACTAAGTAATGATTCAAAAAGGATGACAaaaagcacaccacactttttgtCTATAACTATAAACTAAATCTAAAAGTTACAGTGCCCTGTTTACATGAGactttgcatttctttttcccACAGGTGTCCATCCTGAGAGAGAAGCTGGGTGTGTTTGAGGCAGAGGTGCTAAGTTTAAAGCGTGCTCTGAGTGAAGCGAGCAGAGGAGCAGAAGTGATTGTGAGCCCGAACTTGGCTGCAGCAGGGTTGCTGCCACCGTGGGGAGCTGTCCACTGCCCTCGAAACCCAACTGAGCCCTCCACCAGCTCGCTCACCCCCACATCCGACACCCTGCTCAGCCTGCAGAGCGATGAAGCTAAAGCCCAAAGGCAGGAAGCTCAGAGACAGGAGAGGCAGCAGCGTGAAGAAGCTCAGTGGCGCGATGTGCAGCACCGGCAAGATACCCATATGCAACAGGACATCCAAATGGGTCAGAACCCGCAGATCAGACCGGAGGCCCAGCTCCGCCAGGAGGCCCAGCTCCGGCAGGAGGCTCACCTTCGCCACGAGGCCCAAATCCGCCAAGAAGCACAGCTGCGTCAGGAGGCCCAGCTCCGCCATGAGGCTCAACTGCGCCAAGAGGCTCAACTGCGCCAAGAGGCCCAGCTCCGTCACGACTCCCAACTCTGCCAGGACATGCAGCTGCGTCAGGAAGCCCATCAGCCACAGCGGGCGCAGGAGGGTCACTGGGATGAGGCTGGGGAGCTGCGCAGGCAGCTTGAGCAGCTGCAGGGTGTACTGCGCTTGGAGCGGCAGCAGCGGGAACGACAGGCCCTCAACTTTGACCAGGAACGGCACACCTGGCAGGACGAGAAGGAACGGGTTTTGAAGTATCAGGCACAACTGCAGCTCAGCTATGTGGAAACTCTACAGAAAAACCAGGCTTTGGAAAAGCGCATGAGCCAGTTGGGAACCAAGCAAACCACGGTCTCCACCACTACTGTTACCACTACCACCACCACTTCCCCCACCTCCTCCAACTCTCCACCACCAGCCATGTCGCCTTTGTCTCCTCAGCAACTCCCTTCCTTCTCTGGCCCTTCTTCCCTTTCTGGTCCTTCTTCTCTCTCTGgtccttcttctctttctgGTCCCCCTTCCCACTCTGGACCTCCATTTCTCTCTGGTCCTCCTTCCCTTTCTGGTCCTCCTTCCCTCTCTggtcctctttctctctctggtcCTCCTTCCATCTCtgttcctccctccctctctggACCCATCgctctcactctctctcctcCCTGTGAAGACCAAAAGGGCCCCCCCTCGCTCCACCAGCTCGCTCCTCCATGGGCCGGACCATCACGCCTGGAGAGGATAGAATCTACAGAGATATAGACACAGATTCATGAAGCTAatgctagttttttttctacGCTCACAGTGGTGAGGCCTCTTACACAAAACCCATTTCAGCATACAATAGAAAACAAGGTCTAAAACAATCACTTTTTTCAAAGCAACAAACCTATCAGGAACAAACATCATATCAACAGGAAACTGAACTAGATTCTGCATTATCGCTGAATTTTTAACCTCCTAAGAGGCCTTTCTGTCTCTCTTAGTGTTGCACACGGATACATCTTACATTATCAGAAACGTGTGCCATGGGTTTGGGTggcaaaacaatgaaaaaaattttaattacagACCTAATACATGCATAATTTAATTCCCATGCTAGAAAAGGAACAAGACAATCAGGGATATTGTCGGAAATGATCAACAAGAATATATTGTGCTGTTTATTCATTGTAAGTCTATGTCACTGGTTATGTAAAAGTAGAATTAGTGGTCAGAGTGTGTGACGTCAACTTACATTTTGGCCAGAGAGCGCCTTACCCCATCATTCCCAGCAAAGTGTAAGAGAGCAAATTAGTGATGggaactgataaaaaaaagatagagagcatggttatttattttcagtgctTTAACTGTAATGCCGGCACACCAGCTGCGCAAGACTATTATACGGGGCtggactgttttcttttttaatctcagCAGATGTTGACCCCTGAggtctcacacacatacacaaacatacACTGCACAGGGTCCAACACACATGGCCCATTTAAACACTAAGACCAAgagaatttatattttctacaaattgaatttaaatacGATTGCTTAGCAGATAATCAGCCCAAACTGAGTATAGATGACATTTTTAAGAGAACTCCATCAGCTCTCATTTTAGATTCTCTGCAGTGACCAAAAATGAAGGTCACATGAGCACGTTTCCAGCTGAACTCCTTCACTGAACTGCAAGAACGTGAATGTACGCACAcagtttgaatttgaataatGTTATGATAATTGTGTCTCTGTGCATTCACTGCCAAGAAACCagccagtcagtcagtcaggcaGGCAGTTGGTACCCCAAAAGGGAAAGATTTTATAGAATGTATGATATACTTGCAGAAAGATATACCTATTATAGTTATAGATTGTAAATGTGCGCGTGTGAGGAGGTATGAAAgagagtgtgtgcatgtgtgtatacATATGAAAAGCTTCAGCTTATGAGATTGAAGATACGAGGGACTAGTGGCAATACAAACTAAGAAATATGAAGGGAAAAGATGCGATGCTTATTCAAAAACATTGagacatttaaaatggaaataaaaacacaatccaATGCTTTGCAAATCTCTTACAAGTGGATAAAATGAGCTGTCTTGCAATCTCCCGGAATGGCACTGAGACGAGGGACGTCTGGGTTTGTTATCCGGGCAGCTGCAGTAAGTGGAATACCACCAATGGTTGGACGATAAACCCATATTTTATTCACTATGGGAGATAGAATACATGTTAAATGTGGAAACTAATATATTACACCATTTGTTCAagattgtttaataataatcaaaccaaaaaaTGAAAGTATGGAGACCAGTTGCTGACGTTTTTGGAGGACAGTGCTATCCCAATCTTGTCCGAAACAGAATAGTTGTTCAATAGTCCTGGGTCGCAGGCAAATTCAGCCCCTGTTGAGAACAAATGCTGCTCTGAAACCTGTTTATACTCACTGTATTCATTACTGCAGCtttgcaacaaatctgacttGAGATGACTTGAGGTTTGTTCCTCTCATGCAGGAAGCAGCCATCAAAAGATGGGTACACAGTGGTCATAAAGGGGTGAACATGGTCAGGAACAATACTCAGGTAGGCAGTG is part of the Poecilia reticulata strain Guanapo linkage group LG9, Guppy_female_1.0+MT, whole genome shotgun sequence genome and encodes:
- the lzts3b gene encoding protein lava lamp — translated: MGSVGSGVAGEQEFAMKSVGTRTTLPRAPPLSRRCPADRSCSAERLPRPPATISDGTASSDERGSVSIGTGTCTGTDRPTETASSTHTECTMTAPSNNNQLDCGNVAVRREREWDRERQRERGRDRDRDRDWDRERLERERERERNRERERERVERERLERERERERERARERERERIEREKIERERERERERERERERERLENERMEREREREMQMQAAGLDVCGNIVGRGVSEKSSVGMNHHQHREMVATRTDNENNPVGHNPPNHNPPKIMAVSGKLEQAMQSTSGLVRPSAFKPVVPKSFHSMQNLVGQAGGAGGEGKTDTRGEGFSEGRVGRRGRDAVGGDGGEVPEALLLDQDSPVRVGRSDGGGNGTEVVQGGMSDSGRNSLTSLPTYTGSGSGCGPPAVLGPLSASTSHINRLGMAGAAAGLDKLDKPGYQQNGLSASDSGRSSSGKSSSSYQRLSHLSDAPAPLRPSPSSDDIIQDLEDRLWEKEQEVQHMRRNLDQSEAAIIQVFEEKQRVWERQMDELRQNYASRLQQVTRRAQRSQTALQAQITRLSQDKRRLQEEMAALLAQREELERKCLDYRKEQADILPRLEETKWEVCQKAGEISLLKQQLRESQAEVTQRAGEMVALRGQLKELNAQLREREEVMLGLKDSYSTKCLELEKCEGELRRTLSEVSILREKLGVFEAEVLSLKRALSEASRGAEVIVSPNLAAAGLLPPWGAVHCPRNPTEPSTSSLTPTSDTLLSLQSDEAKAQRQEAQRQERQQREEAQWRDVQHRQDTHMQQDIQMGQNPQIRPEAQLRQEAQLRQEAHLRHEAQIRQEAQLRQEAQLRHEAQLRQEAQLRQEAQLRHDSQLCQDMQLRQEAHQPQRAQEGHWDEAGELRRQLEQLQGVLRLERQQRERQALNFDQERHTWQDEKERVLKYQAQLQLSYVETLQKNQALEKRMSQLGTKQTTVSTTTVTTTTTTSPTSSNSPPPAMSPLSPQQLPSFSGPSSLSGPSSLSGPSSLSGPPSHSGPPFLSGPPSLSGPPSLSGPLSLSGPPSISVPPSLSGPIALTLSPPCEDQKGPPSLHQLAPPWAGPSRLERIESTEI